In Mercurialis annua linkage group LG6, ddMerAnnu1.2, whole genome shotgun sequence, the following are encoded in one genomic region:
- the LOC130014725 gene encoding scarecrow-like protein 30 produces the protein MDALLQEFPNSMNNFKFDHTPISYTSNIHFLNEYESNHNHFPQPDPNYLSSSYSEEHGPNDNAVLKYINDMLMEEDLEGKTCMLEDSLSLQAAEKSFYDVLGQEYPHQISNSVENSNWTQNLDLSPGKKNHHERDYLEEEERSIKQSAFGLAESEQDSEMFDKVLLCTSNKSGSESCALQTQSPTKSSNGSRGMRGRRKGNKKGSESDAVDIDLPTLLTQCAQSVSINDQRTTYELLKQIRQHSSAYGDGNQRVAHYFADALETRLAGGSIPSYSPVLSSKTPVSDILKAYQVYVKACPFKRMLHFFANRTIFKLAEKATKLHIIDFGVLYGFQWPCLIQRLSERPGGPPKLRITGIELPQPGFRPAERVEETGRRLQRYCDRFNVPFEYHAVAQNLETIKYQNLKINRDEMTVVNCLYRFRNLPDDTVVADSARDSVLKLIRKIKPKIFIHGVINGMYNAPFFVIRFREALFYYSSLFDMFQVNAEREDEQRMLYEKAIFGRDIMNVIACEGAERVERPETYKQWQVRNMRGGFRQMELDQEILKRVRSTVRSEYHKDFAVDENGRWMLQGWKGRVISAVSVWKPV, from the exons ATGGATGCCCTTCTCCAAGAATTTCCAAATTCGATGAATAACTTCAAATTTGACCACACTCCAATTTCTTACACTTCAAATATACATTTTCTTAATGAATATGAATCCAATCATAATCATTTTCCTCAACCTGATCCAAATTATTTGAGCTCATCATATTCAGAAGAGCATGGTCCAAATGACAATGCAGTTCTAAAGTACATAAATGACATGCTCATGGAAGAAGATTTAGAGGGTAAAACTTGTATGTTAGAGGATTCTTTATCTCTTCAAGCTGCTGAAAAATCTTTTTATGATGTTCTTGGTCAAGAATACCCTCATCAAATCAGTAACTCAGTTGAAAATTCAAATTGGACTCAAAATCTTGATCTTTCCCCCGGAAAGAAAAATCATCACGAACGTGATTAtttagaagaagaagagaggagTATTAAACAGTCTGCTTTTGGTCTTGCCGAGTCAGAACAGGACTCGGAAATGTTTGATAAGGTTCTGCTGTGTACTAGTAATAAAAGTGGGTCCGAGTCGTGTGCTCTGCAAACTCAGTCTCCGACCAAATCATCTAATGGTAGTAGGGGAATGAGAGGGAGAAGAAAAGGGAATAAGAAAGGATCGGAGTCTGATGCGGTGGATATCGATTTGCCGACTCTGCTGACTCAGTGTGCGCAATCCGTGTCGATCAACGATCAACGGACTACTTACGAGCTACTTAAACAGATTCGGCAACATTCTTCGGCTTATGGAGATGGAAACCAAAGAGTAGCGCATTACTTCGCGGATGCGCTTGAGACTCGTTTGGCTGGCGGAAGTATCCCGTCGTATTCGCCCGTTTTAAGCAGCAAAACTCCGGTTTCTGATATCCTGAAAGCTTATCAGGTGTACGTCAAGGCGTGTCCGTTTAAGAGAATGTTGCATTTCTTTGCGAATCGGACCATTTTCAAACTTGCCGAGAAGGCAACTAAGCTTCACATTATTGATTTTGGGGTTCTTTATGGTTTTCAATGGCCTTGCCTTATCCAGCGTCTATCAGAACGGCCTGGCGGACCTCCGAAGCTACGGATTACAGGAATTGAGCTTCCTCAACCAGGTTTTCGCCCTGCAGAACGAGTCGAAGAGACAGGCCGGAGATTACAAAGATATTGTGACAGATTCAATGTTCCTTTTGAGTATCACGCCGTGGCACAAAATTTGGAGACGATCAAGTATCAAAATCTCAAAATCAACAGGGACGAAATGACCGTTGTCAACTGTTTGTATCGGTTCAGGAATCTTCCTGATGATACAGTTGTTGCAGACAGTGCAAGAGATTCTGTTCTGAAACTGATaagaaaaatcaaaccaaagaTATTTATCCACGGAGTCATCAACGGAATGTATAATGCTCCATTCTTCGTCATTCGGTTTCGAGAGGCGCTCTTCTATTACTCGTCGTTGTTCGATATGTTTCAAGTGAATGCGGAACGGGAAGATGAACAGAGAATGTTGTACGAGAAAGCGATTTTCGGTAGGGACATTATGAATGTGATAGCGTGCGAGGGAGCGGAGAGAGTTGAACGACCGGAAACATATAAACAATGGCAG GTTAGGAATATGAGAGGTGGATTCAGACAAATGGAATTAGATCAAGAGATTCTGAAGAGAGTTAGATCTACGGTGAGATCGGAGTATCATAAGGATTTCGCTGTCGATGAGAATGGACGGTGGATGTTGCAGGGATGGAAGGGCAGAGTGATCTCAGCCGTTTCAGTTTGGAAACCAGTGTAG
- the LOC126686176 gene encoding scarecrow-like protein 14 has product MDALLQEFPNSMNNFKFDHTPISYTSNRHFLNEYEPNHNHFPQPDPNYLSSYSEEHGPNDNAVLKYINDMLMEEDLEGKTCMLEDSLSLQAAEKSFYDVLGQEYPHQISNSVENSNWTQNLDLSPGKKNHHERDYLEEEERSIKQSAFGLAESEQDSEMFDKVLLCTSKNSGSESCALQTQSPTKSSNGSRGMRGRRKGNKKGSESDAVDIDLPTLLTQCAQSVSINDQRTTYELLKQIRQHSSAYGDGNQRVAHYFTDALETRLAGGSIPSYSPVLSSKTPVSDILKAYQVYVKACPFKRMSHFFANWTIFKLAEKATKLHIIDFGVLYGFQWPCLIQRLSERPGGPPKLRITGIELPQPGFRPAERVEETGRRLQRYCDRFNVPFEYHAVAQKWETIKYQNLKIDRDEMTVVNCLYRFRNLPDDTVVADSARDSVLKLIRKIKPKIFIHGVINGTYNAPFFVSRFREALFYYSSLFDMFQVNAERENEQRMLYEKAIFGRDIMNVIACEGAERVERPETYKQWQVRNMRGGFRQMELDQEILKRVRSTVRSEYHKDFVVDENGRWMLQGWKGRVISAVSVWKPV; this is encoded by the exons ATGGATGCCCTTCTCCAAGAATTTCCAAATTCCATgaataatttcaaatttgacCACACTCCAATTTCTTACACTTCAAATAGACATTTTCTTAATGAATATGAACCCAATCATAATCATTTTCCTCAACCTGATCCAAATTATTTGAGCTCATATTCAGAAGAGCATGGTCCAAATGATAATGCAGTTCTAAAGTACATAAATGACATGCTCATGGAAGAAGATTTAGAGGGTAAAACTTGTATGTTAGAGGATTCTTTATCTCTTCAAGCTGCTGAAAAATCTTTTTATGATGTTCTTGGTCAAGAATACCCTCATCAAATCAGTAACTCAGTTGAAAATTCAAATTGGACTCAAAATCTTGATCTTTCCCCGGGAAAGAAAAATCATCACGAACGTGATTAtttagaagaagaagagaggagTATTAAACAGTCTGCTTTTGGTCTTGCCGAGTCAGAACAGGACTCGGAAATGTTTGATAAGGTTCTGCTTTGTACTAGTAAAAATAGTGGGTCCGAGTCGTGTGCTCTGCAAACTCAGTCTCCTACCAAATCATCTAATGGTAGTAGAGGAATGAGAGGGAGAAGAAAGGGGAATAAGAAAGGATCGGAATCGGATGCGGTGGATATCGATTTGCCGACTTTGCTAACTCAGTGTGCGCAATCCGTGTCGATCAACGATCAACGGACTACTTACGAGCTACTTAAACAGATTCGGCAACATTCTTCGGCTTATGGAGATGGAAACCAAAGAGTAGCGCATTACTTCACGGATGCGCTTGAGACTCGTTTGGCTGGCGGAAGTATCCCGTCGTATTCGCCCGTTTTAAGCAGTAAAACTCCGGTTTCTGATATCCTGAAAGCTTATCAGGTTTATGTCAAGGCGTGTCCGTTTAAGAGAATGTCGCATTTCTTTGCGAATTGGACGATTTTCAAACTTGCAGAGAAAGCAACTAAGCTTCACATTATTGATTTTGGAGTTCTTTATGGTTTTCAATGGCCTTGCCTTATTCAGCGTTTATCAGAACGGCCTGGCGGACCTCCAAAGCTACGGATTACAGGAATTGAGCTTCCGCAGCCCGGTTTTCGCCCTGCAGAACGAGTCGAAGAGACAGGCCGACGATTACAAAGATACTGTGACAGATTCAATGTTCCTTTCGAGTATCATGCCGTGGCACAAAAATGGGAGACAATCAAGTATCAAAATCTTAAAATCGACAGGGACGAAATGACCGTAGTCAACTGTTTGTATCGGTTCAGGAATCTTCCTGACGACACAGTCGTAGCAGACAGTGCAAGAGATTCTGTTCTGAAACTGATAAGGAAAATCAAACCAAAGATATTTATCCATGGAGTCATCAACGGAACATATAACGCTCCATTTTTCGTCAGTCGGTTTCGAGAGGCGCTCTTCTATTACTCGTCATTGTTCGATATGTTTCAAGTGAATGCGGAACGGGAAAATGAGCAGAGAATGTTGTACGAGAAAGCTATTTTTGGTAGGGATATTATGAATGTGATCGCCTGCGAGGGAGCGGAGAGAGTTGAACGACCGGAAACATATAAACAATGGCAG GTTAGGAATATGAGAGGTGGATTCAGACAAATGGAATTAGATCAAGAGATTCTGAAGAGAGTTAGATCTACGGTGAGATCGGAGTATCATAAAGATTTCGTTGTCGATGAGAATGGACGGTGGATGTTGCAGGGATGGAAGGGCAGAGTGATCTCAGCCGTTTCAGTTTGGAAACCAGTGTAG